CGGGCCCGATTCGGCCACCATCGACATCCCGGCGCAGGGAATCGACGGGATGGCGCTACGCGATGTGCGCACCGCACCCGGCGATGTCGGTTTCGTGCTGCCCGGCATCCCCGGCGAACCCACCTTCAAGGGCGCGCTGGACCGCGAAAAGGACCGCATCACCGGTGATTTCACCCAGTTCGGGCAGAGCGTGCCGTTGACGCTGGAGCCGGGCGAACTCGCGCCGCCGAATCGCCCGCAGGAGCCGAAGCCGCCGCTGCCCTACCGGGCCGAGGAGGTCACCTTCCGCAGCGGGGAGATCACCGTCGCGGGCACCCTCACCCGCCCCGAGGGGGCGGGCCCGTTCCCGGCCGTCGTGCTGATCACCGGCAGCGGCGCGCAGAACCGCGACGAGGAGATCGCCGGGCACAAGCCGTTCCTGCTGTTGGCCGACACCCTCACCCGGGCGGGCTACGCGGTGCTGCGCACCGACGATCGCGGTGTCGGCGGCACCGGCGGCGACCTGGAGACCTCGAACTACGACGACCTCGCCGACGATGCCGCCGCGGGTATCGCCTATCTGCGTGGCCGACCCGACATCGCGCCCGACCGCATCGGCCTGCTCGGGCACAGCGAAGGCGGCTATCTCGCCCCGCTGGTCGCCGCCCGCCCCGACAGCGGCGTCGCCTTCGCGATCCTGATGGCCGGGCCGGCCGTCCCCGGCGGTGACGCGTTGATCGAGCAGACCCGCGCCATCCTCGCCGCCTCCGGCGTGCCCGCCGAGGAGATCGACAAGCAGGTCAGCGACACCACCGAGATGGTCGGGCTGCTGCGCGCCGGTGACATCGAGGGTGCGCGGGCGGTCTTCCAGCGACGGATGGCGCAGCTGCCGCCGGAGATGCGCGAGTCGATGACCGAGGCCGACAACCCGATCACCCCCTACTACGCCGCCTTCGTCGCCTACGATCCCGCGCCCGCGCTGGCGGCGCTGCGCGTCCCGGTGTTCGCCTTCTTCGGTGAGAAGGATCTGCAGGTGCTGCCCGGTCAGAACGAGGGGCCCGCCCGGCAGCTGCTGGCTGCCGGCCCGGACGCCACCGTGCGCGTGTTCCCCGGCCTCAACCACCTGATGCAGCCCACCGCGACCGGCGCGATCGACGAGTACAGCACCATCGAAACCACCATCGCGCCCGAAGTCCTCACCGCCGTCACCGAGTGGCTGACCGACCGGGTCCCGCCGCGGTGACCGCGAGGAGGTCGTGGCGATCGCGCGGGCGGGCTTACCTAGACTGATGGCCATGAGCGCACCCACGGTC
This sequence is a window from Nocardia farcinica. Protein-coding genes within it:
- a CDS encoding alpha/beta hydrolase family protein, with translation MRTGRLLVSLVAVLVAVAACSSGSEAPDQVSGAWHGVIEVPGQPLAVGIDVTGPDSATIDIPAQGIDGMALRDVRTAPGDVGFVLPGIPGEPTFKGALDREKDRITGDFTQFGQSVPLTLEPGELAPPNRPQEPKPPLPYRAEEVTFRSGEITVAGTLTRPEGAGPFPAVVLITGSGAQNRDEEIAGHKPFLLLADTLTRAGYAVLRTDDRGVGGTGGDLETSNYDDLADDAAAGIAYLRGRPDIAPDRIGLLGHSEGGYLAPLVAARPDSGVAFAILMAGPAVPGGDALIEQTRAILAASGVPAEEIDKQVSDTTEMVGLLRAGDIEGARAVFQRRMAQLPPEMRESMTEADNPITPYYAAFVAYDPAPALAALRVPVFAFFGEKDLQVLPGQNEGPARQLLAAGPDATVRVFPGLNHLMQPTATGAIDEYSTIETTIAPEVLTAVTEWLTDRVPPR